The following coding sequences are from one Rhinoraja longicauda isolate Sanriku21f chromosome 7, sRhiLon1.1, whole genome shotgun sequence window:
- the clns1a gene encoding methylosome subunit pICln isoform X3 produces the protein MVFLQCFPPPAEGVRLQQSEITAVLGGLGLGTGTLYIAESRLSWFDGSGMGFSLEYPTISLHAVSRDSTVYPQEHLYVMVNAKLGDESKDGNMEEKASEGEEDEDDEDASPITEVRFVPVDKTALEQMFTAMCDCQALHPDPNDTDSENDFEEDNEEGEEYDVEAHERGQGDIPTFCTYDEAFSHLNPDGHATLQRLEGMLAQSVSQQPFHMAGVRTDESAADNEDTP, from the exons ATGGTTTTCCTGCAGTGTTTCCCGCCCCCGGCCGAGGGTGTGCGGCTGCAGCAGTCCGAGATCACGGCGGTGCTGGGCGGACTGGGCCTGGGCACCGGCACCCTGTACATCGCCGAGAG CCGACTATCTTGGTTTGATGGATCTGGTATGGGATTCTCGCTGGAATATCCGACCATCAGTTTACACGCAGTGTCCCGAGACTCGACGGTTTATCCGCAGGAGCACCTGTATGTGATGGTGAATGCCAAGCTGGGGG ACGAGAGTAAAGATGGAAATATGGAAGAAAAGGCATCCGAGGGAGAGGAGGATGAGGACGATGAAGACGCCAGCCCGATCACCGAGGTTCGGTTTGTACCAGTGGACAAAACAGCAC tggagcagatgtTCACAGCCATGTGCGATTGCCAGGCCTTGCACCCAGACCCCAACGACACGGACTCGGAGAACGACTTTGAGGAGGACAACGAAGAGGGAGAGGAGTATGATGTGGAGGCACACG AACGAGGCCAGGGAGACATCCCCACCTTCTGCACCTATGACGAAGCCTTCTCCCACCTGAACCCGGATGGACACGCCACGCTGCAGAGGCTGGAGGGCATGCTGGCCCAGTCGGTCAGCCAGCAGCCCTTCCACATGGCTGGAGTGCGGACGGACGAATCGGCCGCCGACAACGAAG ACACGCCTTAA
- the clns1a gene encoding methylosome subunit pICln isoform X2 has protein sequence MVFLQCFPPPAEGVRLQQSEITAVLGGLGLGTGTLYIAESRLSWFDGSGMGFSLEYPTISLHAVSRDSTVYPQEHLYVMVNAKLGDESKDGNMEEKASEGEEDEDDEDASPITEVRFVPVDKTALEQMFTAMCDCQALHPDPNDTDSENDFEEDNEEGEEYDVEAHERGQGDIPTFCTYDEAFSHLNPDGHATLQRLEGMLAQSVSQQPFHMAGVRTDESAADNEDGMEVDATLVEAGQFDDADIDH, from the exons ATGGTTTTCCTGCAGTGTTTCCCGCCCCCGGCCGAGGGTGTGCGGCTGCAGCAGTCCGAGATCACGGCGGTGCTGGGCGGACTGGGCCTGGGCACCGGCACCCTGTACATCGCCGAGAG CCGACTATCTTGGTTTGATGGATCTGGTATGGGATTCTCGCTGGAATATCCGACCATCAGTTTACACGCAGTGTCCCGAGACTCGACGGTTTATCCGCAGGAGCACCTGTATGTGATGGTGAATGCCAAGCTGGGGG ACGAGAGTAAAGATGGAAATATGGAAGAAAAGGCATCCGAGGGAGAGGAGGATGAGGACGATGAAGACGCCAGCCCGATCACCGAGGTTCGGTTTGTACCAGTGGACAAAACAGCAC tggagcagatgtTCACAGCCATGTGCGATTGCCAGGCCTTGCACCCAGACCCCAACGACACGGACTCGGAGAACGACTTTGAGGAGGACAACGAAGAGGGAGAGGAGTATGATGTGGAGGCACACG AACGAGGCCAGGGAGACATCCCCACCTTCTGCACCTATGACGAAGCCTTCTCCCACCTGAACCCGGATGGACACGCCACGCTGCAGAGGCTGGAGGGCATGCTGGCCCAGTCGGTCAGCCAGCAGCCCTTCCACATGGCTGGAGTGCGGACGGACGAATCGGCCGCCGACAACGAAG ATGGGATGGAGGTAGATGCCACGCTGGTGGAGGCTGGGCAGTTTGACGATGCAGATATTGATCACTG A
- the clns1a gene encoding methylosome subunit pICln isoform X4, which produces MVFLQCFPPPAEGVRLQQSEITAVLGGLGLGTGTLYIAESRLSWFDGSGMGFSLEYPTISLHAVSRDSTVYPQEHLYVMVNAKLGDESKDGNMEEKASEGEEDEDDEDASPITEVRFVPVDKTALEQMFTAMCDCQALHPDPNDTDSENDFEEDNEEGEEYDVEAHDGMEVDATLVEAGQFDDADIDH; this is translated from the exons ATGGTTTTCCTGCAGTGTTTCCCGCCCCCGGCCGAGGGTGTGCGGCTGCAGCAGTCCGAGATCACGGCGGTGCTGGGCGGACTGGGCCTGGGCACCGGCACCCTGTACATCGCCGAGAG CCGACTATCTTGGTTTGATGGATCTGGTATGGGATTCTCGCTGGAATATCCGACCATCAGTTTACACGCAGTGTCCCGAGACTCGACGGTTTATCCGCAGGAGCACCTGTATGTGATGGTGAATGCCAAGCTGGGGG ACGAGAGTAAAGATGGAAATATGGAAGAAAAGGCATCCGAGGGAGAGGAGGATGAGGACGATGAAGACGCCAGCCCGATCACCGAGGTTCGGTTTGTACCAGTGGACAAAACAGCAC tggagcagatgtTCACAGCCATGTGCGATTGCCAGGCCTTGCACCCAGACCCCAACGACACGGACTCGGAGAACGACTTTGAGGAGGACAACGAAGAGGGAGAGGAGTATGATGTGGAGGCACACG ATGGGATGGAGGTAGATGCCACGCTGGTGGAGGCTGGGCAGTTTGACGATGCAGATATTGATCACTG A
- the clns1a gene encoding methylosome subunit pICln isoform X1 produces MVFLQCFPPPAEGVRLQQSEITAVLGGLGLGTGTLYIAESRLSWFDGSGMGFSLEYPTISLHAVSRDSTVYPQEHLYVMVNAKLGDESKDGNMEEKASEGEEDEDDEDASPITEVRFVPVDKTALEQMFTAMCDCQALHPDPNDTDSENDFEEDNEEGEEYDVEAHERGQGDIPTFCTYDEAFSHLNPDGHATLQRLEGMLAQSVSQQPFHMAGVRTDESAADNEDGMEVDATLVEAGQFDDADIDHW; encoded by the exons ATGGTTTTCCTGCAGTGTTTCCCGCCCCCGGCCGAGGGTGTGCGGCTGCAGCAGTCCGAGATCACGGCGGTGCTGGGCGGACTGGGCCTGGGCACCGGCACCCTGTACATCGCCGAGAG CCGACTATCTTGGTTTGATGGATCTGGTATGGGATTCTCGCTGGAATATCCGACCATCAGTTTACACGCAGTGTCCCGAGACTCGACGGTTTATCCGCAGGAGCACCTGTATGTGATGGTGAATGCCAAGCTGGGGG ACGAGAGTAAAGATGGAAATATGGAAGAAAAGGCATCCGAGGGAGAGGAGGATGAGGACGATGAAGACGCCAGCCCGATCACCGAGGTTCGGTTTGTACCAGTGGACAAAACAGCAC tggagcagatgtTCACAGCCATGTGCGATTGCCAGGCCTTGCACCCAGACCCCAACGACACGGACTCGGAGAACGACTTTGAGGAGGACAACGAAGAGGGAGAGGAGTATGATGTGGAGGCACACG AACGAGGCCAGGGAGACATCCCCACCTTCTGCACCTATGACGAAGCCTTCTCCCACCTGAACCCGGATGGACACGCCACGCTGCAGAGGCTGGAGGGCATGCTGGCCCAGTCGGTCAGCCAGCAGCCCTTCCACATGGCTGGAGTGCGGACGGACGAATCGGCCGCCGACAACGAAG ATGGGATGGAGGTAGATGCCACGCTGGTGGAGGCTGGGCAGTTTGACGATGCAGATATTGATCACTGGTAA